The DNA window GTAATTAATTAATCGCATAAGTATTTCAGAAGGACAAAGTACCTCTCTATTCTCTGAAGAAAATCCATCACCATCTTGAGCTGTAGTAGTCTCAGTACTACAGAAAAATTGAATTCCAAATAAGAAGCAACACAAACCAGAGGCAAATTTATAACATATAAATCTGAAAACATACACCGGTGGTACGACAGAATTTCCCAAGGTTACTGCTATTCCAATTTTCTCCGAATTAGCAACAGCTGGCGAAGCAGGTTCTGAAGAATTCTTCATTTCGACTGTTTCAATCATCGGAGAAGAAACCTTACCAGATAAACTTGATGATTCTGAAGCCACAATAGTTGGTAAGTTAGCAGCTGGTGACACAGCAATTGGGCTTGATTTAGCACCGTGTGCCAAGACTAATGAACCATCTGCACCCGGGGATGATGTTTT is part of the Capsicum annuum cultivar UCD-10X-F1 unplaced genomic scaffold, UCD10Xv1.1 ctg80673, whole genome shotgun sequence genome and encodes:
- the LOC107853772 gene encoding uncharacterized protein LOC107853772 isoform X2, with the protein product MIETVEMKNSSEPASPAVANSEKIGIAVTLGNSVVPPVTETTTAQDGDGFSSENRENVKKDTAITEIGGATPSDEKTVELGPLVYESKAV
- the LOC107853772 gene encoding uncharacterized protein LOC107853772 isoform X1, which codes for MIRRGNILFSWILYSSKAQLFINSQLTREKDTISHASDFGSIFVVKTSSPGADGSLVLAHGAKSSPIAVSPAANLPTIVASESSSLSGKVSSPMIETVEMKNSSEPASPAVANSEKIGIAVTLGNSVVPPVTETTTAQDGDGFSSENRENVKKDTAITEIGGATPSDEKTVELGPLVYESKAV